One part of the Dyadobacter sp. 676 genome encodes these proteins:
- a CDS encoding aminotransferase class III-fold pyridoxal phosphate-dependent enzyme produces MHISHRQHFFDHLAQTSDFPLALEIERAEGVYMYGPDGKSYMDLISGIGVSNVGHRHPKVLEAIHAQLDKHMHLLVYGEYVQSAQVQLAKALSDTLRLSAPYPSPFGLIDNVYFTNSGTEAVEGAMKLAKRFTKRREFISCYNAYHGATQGALSLAGAEFFKRNFRPLLPGVKHIQHGYSPDLEKITDQTAAVVIEVIGGESGVRIPDADYLVALRRKCDKTGALLILDEIQTGFGRTGSFWAFEQYGIYPDILLSAKGMGGGMPIGAFMASQRIMKVLKTNPILGHITTFGGHPVSCAASLAALRVTLDDQLPQAAIVKGELFKALLIHPKIREIRGKGLMLAAEMESFEKLKDTIDRCIERGVVTDWFLFCDNSMRIAPPLTITEAQIRKACATIINVLNA; encoded by the coding sequence ATGCATATTTCACATCGCCAGCATTTTTTTGACCACCTCGCGCAAACTTCCGATTTCCCGCTTGCCCTTGAAATAGAAAGAGCCGAGGGCGTTTATATGTACGGTCCGGACGGTAAGTCTTATATGGACCTGATCTCCGGTATCGGCGTGAGCAACGTCGGCCACCGGCACCCCAAAGTGCTGGAAGCCATTCATGCCCAACTGGACAAACATATGCACCTGCTCGTGTACGGCGAGTACGTGCAAAGCGCGCAGGTGCAACTTGCGAAAGCGTTGTCCGACACGTTACGCCTCAGTGCCCCCTACCCCTCGCCCTTCGGCCTGATCGACAACGTGTATTTTACGAATTCGGGCACCGAGGCGGTGGAGGGCGCCATGAAACTGGCGAAACGATTTACGAAACGGCGTGAATTCATTTCCTGCTACAATGCCTATCACGGCGCGACGCAGGGTGCGCTGAGCCTGGCCGGTGCGGAGTTTTTCAAGCGGAATTTTCGTCCGCTACTGCCGGGCGTAAAACATATTCAGCACGGTTATTCCCCTGATCTTGAAAAAATTACGGATCAAACTGCCGCGGTCGTTATCGAAGTGATCGGTGGAGAATCCGGCGTACGCATACCGGATGCCGATTACCTGGTCGCATTGCGCCGCAAATGCGATAAAACCGGCGCTTTATTAATCCTCGATGAAATACAGACGGGCTTTGGCCGTACCGGAAGTTTCTGGGCATTCGAGCAGTACGGTATTTACCCTGATATTCTGCTGAGTGCCAAGGGCATGGGCGGAGGCATGCCTATCGGCGCTTTCATGGCATCGCAGCGAATCATGAAAGTGCTGAAAACCAACCCGATACTGGGACATATTACGACATTTGGCGGGCATCCCGTTAGCTGCGCCGCCTCGCTGGCTGCATTGCGGGTAACCCTCGACGACCAGCTGCCCCAGGCGGCCATCGTAAAGGGCGAACTCTTTAAAGCACTGTTAATTCATCCGAAAATCAGGGAAATCCGAGGAAAAGGCCTTATGCTTGCGGCGGAAATGGAATCGTTCGAGAAGTTAAAAGATACCATCGACCGGTGTATCGAGCGGGGCGTCGTCACCGACTGGTTCCTTTTTTGCGATAATTCCATGCGCATTGCCCCACCGCTCACCATTACCGAAGCGCAAATCCGGAAGGCCTGTGCCACTATTATCAACGTCCTGAATGCTTGA
- a CDS encoding aldose 1-epimerase family protein, whose product MNYSIQNDHLKISVQETGAELCQIQSIVTGKDFLWNADPAVWASYAPVLFPVIGAIKNGFVKYKGGEYAVPRHGMVRNNTNVRLTNQTTDSLTFTLKYSEETLAIYPFRFEFQITYRLEGKRVVVDHKVINHDASEMLFSLGGHPAFKCPLHEGEVYEDYYLEFEAIENDSTWLLEKNGLVSDITKPVLEDTNVLHLNRHLFDNDALIFKHLISKQVSLRSTRSGQVITVYYKDFPYLGIWAKPGGHFVCIEPWLGIADSADSDQNFETKEGILKLKAGETFEASFTIEINE is encoded by the coding sequence ATGAACTATTCCATTCAAAATGATCATTTAAAGATCTCGGTGCAGGAAACCGGCGCCGAGCTTTGCCAGATCCAGTCGATCGTAACCGGCAAGGATTTCCTCTGGAATGCCGATCCGGCCGTTTGGGCCAGCTATGCGCCCGTGCTTTTCCCGGTAATCGGGGCCATTAAGAATGGTTTTGTGAAATACAAAGGAGGCGAATACGCGGTGCCTCGCCATGGAATGGTCCGCAACAACACAAATGTTAGACTGACGAACCAAACAACTGACAGTCTAACATTTACATTAAAATACAGCGAAGAAACGCTGGCCATTTACCCTTTCCGGTTCGAATTTCAAATTACCTACCGGCTTGAAGGTAAAAGGGTGGTTGTCGATCATAAAGTGATTAACCACGACGCTTCCGAAATGCTCTTCTCATTGGGAGGCCACCCTGCATTCAAATGCCCGCTGCATGAAGGCGAGGTTTACGAGGATTATTACCTTGAATTCGAGGCCATTGAAAACGACTCGACCTGGCTGCTTGAAAAGAACGGACTGGTAAGCGATATTACGAAACCGGTTCTCGAAGATACTAATGTGCTGCATCTGAACCGCCACTTGTTCGACAACGATGCATTGATTTTCAAACACTTAATCTCCAAACAGGTAAGTCTGAGAAGCACCAGATCCGGACAGGTCATTACAGTTTATTACAAAGATTTCCCCTATCTCGGCATCTGGGCAAAACCCGGTGGTCATTTCGTCTGCATCGAACCCTGGCTCGGCATCGCCGACAGCGCGGATTCGGATCAGAATTTTGAGACGAAAGAAGGAATTTTGAAGCTGAAAGCGGGTGAGACGTTCGAAGCGAGTTTCACGATCGAAATCAACGAATAG
- the trxA gene encoding thioredoxin translates to MGKALEITDSTFDELIQGEKPVLVDFWAEWCGPCKMIGPVVEQLAGEYEGKAVIGKMDVDMNSSVPAKFGIRSIPTLMIFKGGQLVDKVVGVVPKTTLEDKLNAQIEATV, encoded by the coding sequence ATGGGAAAAGCACTTGAAATTACCGATAGCACCTTCGACGAACTGATTCAGGGTGAGAAACCAGTACTTGTTGACTTTTGGGCTGAGTGGTGCGGGCCTTGTAAAATGATCGGTCCGGTTGTGGAGCAGCTTGCGGGTGAGTACGAAGGCAAGGCGGTTATCGGTAAAATGGATGTGGATATGAATTCTTCGGTACCTGCAAAATTTGGTATTCGGAGTATCCCTACGCTGATGATTTTCAAAGGCGGCCAATTGGTAGATAAAGTTGTAGGCGTTGTTCCCAAAACAACCCTTGAAGATAAATTGAATGCGCAAATCGAAGCGACCGTTTGA
- the dnaE gene encoding DNA polymerase III subunit alpha — MQFSHLHCHTQFSLLDGAADIKKLFKKAKEDNMPAVAITDHGNMFGVFEFVAEGNKQGIKPIVGCEFYVVEDRRVQQFTKDKKDVRHHQLLLAKDEIGYKNLVKMCSLGFIEGMYGKYPRIDKSLIVQYHQGLIATTCCIGAIIPKTILRQGEEAAEREFRWWLDLFGDDFYVELQRHDIRDQYIVNEVLVKFARKYNVKIICSNDSHYVDREDWNAHDILLCINTGDKQSTPSAKDFDDEKGIPKGSRFAFYNDQFYFKNTAEMLQLFNDLPESLDNTNEIVDKIKTLDLRKDIMLPNFPIPDEFKTHTLSEMVGKKELTADVLNQWEYLRHLTFEGARKKYDVVTPEIEERLNFELQTIRNMGFPGYFLIVADFIEAGRKMGVFIGPGRGSAAGSAVAYCIGITNIDPIKYDLLFERFLNPDRISMPDIDTDFDDDGRQKVIDYVVKKYGYNQVAQIVTYGTMAAKSAIKDVARVMDLPLPEANALAKLVPDKPTYNMTLNRIFTAPLEGEGSLMKKEGISPDELENVKRMRAIAMGNDLQASVLQEARRLEGTVRNTGIHAAGIIIAPSDLTEIIPVSTSKDSDFLITQYQGKIIEDAGVIKMDFLGLRNLSIIKEALRMIKNNHDIDIVIDDVPLDDPKVFELFQRGDTNAIFQFESDGMKKYMRDLIPDRFEHLIAMNALYRPGPIAYIPNFIRRKNGQEEVTYDLPELEEYLADTYGITVYQEQVMLLSQKLAGFTKGQADTLRKAMGKKQIETLNKLKGDFMKGGTEKGLDPKKLEKIWTDWEAFASYAFNKSHSTCYAFVAYQTAYLKAHYPAEYMASVLTSSLGSIDKITFFMEECKNLGLPVLGPDINESERQFSVNKKGEIRFGLAGVKGSGDAAVESIIEERMKNGPFKDVFDFITRVNLRTVNKKTLESLAYAGAFDCFTDYHRAQYFASEAGENGTFIEKLIRYANNYHAEKSSAQASLFGMLGDSGSTLAKPKAADIEPWDDLAKLRYEQEVVGFYISGHPLDTFRTELDNFCSCTLDKVLEIHEGERVPRYFGKEINVAGIVTSAQERISKNGSLFMIFKIEDYQGAMEMLIGGEDYIRFKNYLQTGQFLYIKGKVQNRWKQEDQFEFKISQIQLLPEIMEKMCRKIKINLTLDQIDAQFIHVLNETFGSHPGGCQVSMTVKDPETHLEVEMLSRGYRVAPSNELFKVLRGFHGVNFSLN; from the coding sequence ATGCAATTTTCACATTTGCACTGTCATACGCAGTTCTCGCTGCTCGACGGTGCTGCCGATATTAAAAAGCTATTCAAGAAGGCCAAGGAGGATAACATGCCCGCCGTCGCCATTACCGACCACGGCAATATGTTCGGTGTGTTCGAGTTTGTGGCCGAGGGGAACAAGCAAGGCATCAAGCCGATCGTCGGCTGCGAATTTTATGTGGTCGAGGATAGGAGAGTCCAGCAGTTTACGAAGGATAAAAAGGACGTCCGTCACCATCAGTTGCTATTGGCCAAAGACGAGATTGGCTATAAAAACCTGGTGAAAATGTGTTCGCTGGGTTTTATCGAAGGGATGTACGGTAAATACCCGAGGATCGATAAGAGCCTGATCGTGCAATATCACCAGGGGTTGATCGCCACCACCTGTTGCATTGGCGCCATCATTCCCAAAACGATCCTGCGCCAGGGCGAAGAAGCTGCCGAACGCGAGTTCAGGTGGTGGCTGGATTTGTTTGGGGACGATTTTTACGTGGAATTGCAGCGTCACGATATTCGCGACCAGTATATCGTGAATGAGGTGCTTGTCAAGTTCGCACGGAAGTACAACGTGAAGATCATTTGCTCGAACGATTCACATTATGTCGACCGTGAGGACTGGAACGCCCACGATATCTTGCTGTGTATCAACACCGGCGACAAGCAAAGCACGCCGTCGGCTAAGGATTTTGACGACGAAAAAGGTATTCCGAAAGGTTCGCGTTTCGCCTTCTACAACGATCAGTTCTATTTCAAAAATACGGCGGAGATGCTGCAATTGTTCAACGACCTGCCCGAATCGCTGGACAATACCAATGAGATCGTAGACAAAATCAAAACGCTCGATCTCCGGAAAGATATCATGCTGCCCAACTTCCCGATTCCCGACGAATTCAAGACGCATACGCTGTCGGAAATGGTGGGCAAGAAGGAGCTTACCGCCGATGTTCTGAACCAGTGGGAGTACTTGCGGCACCTCACGTTCGAGGGGGCGCGCAAGAAATATGACGTGGTGACGCCAGAAATCGAGGAGCGGCTCAACTTCGAGCTGCAAACGATCCGGAACATGGGTTTTCCCGGTTACTTCCTTATCGTGGCCGATTTCATTGAAGCGGGGCGCAAAATGGGCGTTTTCATCGGCCCGGGACGTGGTTCGGCGGCGGGCTCGGCGGTTGCCTATTGTATCGGGATCACCAATATCGACCCTATTAAATACGACCTGCTTTTTGAGCGTTTCCTGAATCCCGACCGTATCTCGATGCCCGATATCGATACCGACTTCGACGATGACGGTCGTCAGAAAGTGATCGATTATGTGGTGAAAAAATATGGCTATAACCAGGTTGCGCAGATTGTGACCTATGGTACAATGGCCGCCAAATCGGCGATTAAGGACGTGGCGCGGGTGATGGACCTGCCGTTGCCCGAAGCGAATGCGCTGGCCAAACTCGTTCCCGACAAGCCGACGTACAATATGACACTGAACCGTATTTTCACTGCGCCGCTGGAAGGGGAGGGTAGTCTCATGAAAAAGGAGGGCATTTCGCCCGATGAACTGGAGAATGTGAAGCGAATGCGCGCCATTGCAATGGGCAACGACTTGCAGGCCAGTGTTTTGCAGGAGGCACGCAGACTTGAAGGTACCGTCCGGAACACCGGTATCCATGCGGCGGGTATCATTATCGCACCCAGCGATTTGACGGAGATCATTCCTGTAAGTACCTCTAAAGATTCCGACTTTCTCATTACCCAGTATCAGGGAAAAATCATCGAGGACGCGGGCGTAATCAAGATGGACTTTTTGGGTCTCCGGAACTTGTCCATTATCAAAGAAGCCCTCCGGATGATCAAGAATAACCATGACATAGATATTGTGATCGACGATGTACCGCTGGACGACCCGAAGGTTTTTGAACTCTTCCAGCGCGGCGACACCAATGCGATATTCCAGTTTGAATCCGACGGGATGAAGAAGTACATGCGCGACCTCATTCCCGACCGTTTCGAGCACCTTATTGCGATGAATGCATTGTACCGCCCGGGCCCGATCGCGTACATCCCCAACTTTATCCGCCGGAAGAATGGTCAGGAAGAAGTGACTTACGATTTGCCTGAACTGGAAGAATATCTGGCTGATACTTATGGTATTACGGTGTATCAGGAGCAGGTAATGCTCTTGTCGCAGAAACTGGCCGGCTTTACGAAGGGTCAGGCGGATACGCTGCGGAAAGCCATGGGTAAAAAGCAGATCGAAACGCTGAACAAGCTGAAAGGCGACTTCATGAAAGGCGGCACCGAAAAGGGCCTCGACCCCAAGAAGCTCGAAAAGATCTGGACCGACTGGGAGGCATTTGCGTCTTACGCATTCAACAAGTCCCACTCGACCTGCTACGCATTCGTGGCTTATCAAACGGCCTACCTCAAAGCGCATTATCCCGCCGAATATATGGCCTCGGTATTGACGAGCTCGCTCGGCAGCATCGATAAAATTACATTCTTTATGGAGGAATGTAAAAACCTCGGATTACCGGTTCTCGGGCCGGATATCAATGAATCGGAGCGGCAGTTTAGCGTAAACAAAAAGGGCGAAATCCGTTTCGGGCTCGCGGGCGTGAAGGGCAGCGGCGATGCGGCGGTGGAATCCATTATCGAAGAAAGGATGAAAAACGGCCCGTTCAAGGATGTTTTCGATTTCATAACACGTGTCAACCTGCGTACCGTCAACAAGAAAACCCTGGAAAGTCTGGCATACGCGGGCGCATTCGATTGCTTCACCGATTACCATCGTGCGCAGTATTTTGCCTCCGAGGCCGGGGAGAATGGTACGTTCATCGAGAAGCTGATCCGCTACGCCAACAACTACCATGCCGAAAAGTCATCCGCACAGGCATCGTTGTTCGGAATGCTGGGTGACAGCGGTTCTACATTGGCCAAGCCGAAAGCGGCCGATATCGAACCCTGGGACGATCTGGCCAAGCTCCGTTACGAGCAGGAGGTGGTAGGCTTCTACATTTCAGGCCATCCGCTCGATACTTTCCGTACCGAGCTGGATAATTTTTGCTCCTGTACGCTCGATAAAGTCCTGGAAATCCACGAAGGCGAACGGGTACCACGGTATTTTGGAAAGGAAATCAATGTGGCCGGTATCGTTACGAGCGCGCAGGAACGGATTTCCAAGAACGGTAGTTTGTTCATGATCTTTAAAATAGAAGATTACCAGGGCGCCATGGAAATGCTGATCGGAGGCGAAGATTATATTCGTTTTAAAAATTATCTGCAAACCGGTCAGTTCCTGTATATCAAAGGCAAAGTCCAGAACCGCTGGAAGCAGGAGGATCAGTTCGAATTCAAGATTTCGCAGATACAACTGCTGCCTGAAATCATGGAGAAAATGTGCAGAAAAATCAAGATCAACCTTACGCTGGATCAAATCGACGCGCAGTTCATTCATGTGCTCAACGAAACGTTCGGAAGCCACCCGGGAGGCTGCCAGGTGAGCATGACGGTGAAGGACCCGGAGACGCACCTGGAAGTTGAAATGTTGTCGCGCGGTTACAGGGTAGCGCCTAGTAATGAGCTGTTTAAGGTGCTAAGGGGTTTCCACGGCGTGAATTTCTCCCTAAACTGA
- a CDS encoding DUF2461 domain-containing protein, with protein sequence MDSKTLHFLSQLAENNNREWFQENKKSYEAAKADMEKLVGYLITEVGKFQDLGNVQVKDCMLRIYRDVRFSKNKDPYKKNLAAGIGPGGKSSGKIDYYLQIQPGDQSFLGGGMWEVTTEQLARFRQEIDYNADELKSIIHEKEFHSYFPEIHGESLKTMPKGYAKDHPEIELLKRKQLFFMHRYTDKEVASKDFGDKVLKGIKLLKPFTDYMNYVLYEEAEEH encoded by the coding sequence ATGGATTCTAAAACGCTGCACTTTCTCAGTCAATTAGCCGAAAACAATAACAGGGAGTGGTTTCAGGAAAATAAGAAATCGTACGAAGCCGCGAAGGCGGATATGGAAAAGCTGGTCGGGTACCTGATTACGGAGGTAGGGAAGTTTCAAGACCTGGGAAATGTGCAGGTCAAAGACTGTATGCTGCGCATTTACCGGGATGTCCGTTTTTCGAAAAACAAGGACCCGTACAAGAAAAATCTGGCCGCCGGCATCGGCCCGGGTGGCAAAAGTTCGGGCAAGATCGACTACTACCTGCAAATCCAGCCGGGCGACCAGTCGTTCCTGGGCGGTGGAATGTGGGAGGTTACAACCGAGCAACTCGCCCGTTTCCGTCAGGAGATCGATTACAATGCCGACGAACTGAAAAGCATTATCCACGAAAAGGAATTTCATAGCTATTTTCCTGAAATCCACGGGGAAAGCCTGAAAACGATGCCGAAGGGTTATGCCAAGGACCACCCGGAAATCGAGCTGCTGAAACGCAAGCAACTTTTCTTTATGCATCGCTATACGGATAAAGAGGTGGCTTCGAAGGACTTCGGCGACAAGGTTTTGAAAGGCATCAAGCTCTTGAAACCGTTTACCGATTATATGAATTATGTATTGTATGAGGAAGCGGAGGAGCATTGA
- the trpS gene encoding tryptophan--tRNA ligase: MARILTGIQSSGRPHLGNILGAIKPAIELSKNPQNESFFFIADLHSLTTLKNGAERGEYVRAIAATWLAFGFDYKKNVFWRQSRVQEHTELAWYLNCFTPFPMLANATSFKDKSEKLSDVNAGLFTYPVLQAADILLYNANIIPVGKDQKQHLEMTKDIASRFNILAGEEILVLPEPQIDERIMTIPGLDGQKMSKSYHNYIDIFLPENELKKVTKKILSDSTPLEEPKNPDTDITFQLYSLVAKESEVETMRRNYLNGGYGYGHAKQALFECFMEVFAEPRRIFNYYMENTDELESILVEGEAKAREIAQDTIGKVRKVLGFSS, encoded by the coding sequence ATGGCCAGAATCCTGACAGGCATTCAAAGCAGCGGACGACCACACCTGGGTAACATCCTGGGAGCCATCAAACCTGCTATCGAACTCTCTAAAAATCCACAGAACGAATCTTTTTTCTTCATTGCCGACCTCCATTCACTCACGACGCTGAAAAATGGCGCCGAGCGTGGAGAATATGTCCGCGCGATCGCAGCTACCTGGCTCGCATTCGGATTCGATTACAAAAAAAATGTATTCTGGCGGCAGTCGCGGGTGCAGGAGCATACCGAACTCGCGTGGTACCTCAACTGCTTCACGCCATTCCCGATGCTGGCGAATGCGACTTCGTTTAAAGACAAATCGGAAAAATTGTCGGATGTAAATGCCGGGCTTTTCACCTACCCTGTTTTGCAAGCGGCCGATATTCTGCTCTATAATGCAAATATTATCCCTGTCGGCAAAGATCAGAAGCAGCATCTGGAAATGACCAAGGATATTGCCAGCCGTTTCAACATCCTGGCAGGCGAGGAAATCCTGGTGCTCCCCGAACCGCAGATCGACGAACGCATTATGACGATCCCCGGGCTCGACGGGCAGAAAATGAGCAAGTCGTATCACAATTACATCGATATTTTCCTGCCCGAAAACGAGTTGAAGAAAGTCACCAAAAAAATCCTTTCCGACTCAACGCCGCTGGAAGAGCCCAAAAACCCGGATACCGACATTACTTTCCAGCTTTACAGCCTCGTGGCAAAGGAATCGGAAGTGGAAACCATGCGCCGGAACTACCTGAACGGAGGCTACGGCTACGGACATGCCAAACAGGCGTTGTTTGAATGCTTCATGGAAGTATTCGCTGAGCCACGACGGATTTTCAATTATTATATGGAAAACACCGACGAACTGGAAAGCATTCTCGTGGAAGGCGAAGCCAAAGCGCGTGAAATCGCGCAGGACACGATCGGTAAGGTGCGTAAAGTACTCGGTTTCAGTTCATGA
- a CDS encoding phosphatase PAP2 family protein: MTDAVHSLVRADQELFLWLNGLHTPWLDTVMYWITYKYTWIPLYIVLIAATIRAEGWKKGGFIVIAVVLAVAVADKITSGFMKPYFLRLRPCHDPTITTVMHHVTDCGGMYGFASSHASTSFALAITWFGLLRQKVPQMAFLFLWAAIYAYSRVYVGVHYPLDILVGALVGLLVGYCFVQLYYIFLKRYYLN, translated from the coding sequence ATGACAGACGCCGTACATAGCCTGGTTCGTGCCGACCAGGAGCTGTTCTTATGGCTCAATGGCCTGCACACGCCCTGGCTAGACACGGTGATGTACTGGATTACCTATAAATACACCTGGATTCCGTTATATATAGTGCTCATCGCCGCGACGATCCGGGCGGAGGGATGGAAAAAGGGTGGATTCATCGTGATCGCCGTGGTTTTGGCCGTTGCTGTGGCCGACAAGATCACATCCGGCTTCATGAAACCCTATTTTCTAAGGTTGAGGCCTTGCCACGACCCGACAATCACGACGGTAATGCACCATGTGACGGATTGCGGGGGAATGTACGGGTTCGCTTCGTCGCACGCATCGACCAGTTTTGCGCTGGCGATTACGTGGTTCGGTCTGTTACGTCAAAAGGTGCCCCAAATGGCATTTTTATTCCTCTGGGCAGCTATTTATGCATACAGTCGCGTATATGTAGGCGTGCATTACCCGCTCGATATCCTGGTCGGAGCGCTGGTCGGGCTATTGGTCGGCTATTGCTTTGTGCAGCTTTATTATATTTTTTTAAAAAGATACTATCTTAATTAA
- a CDS encoding ribose-phosphate pyrophosphokinase: MGSFNTVKIFSGSQSEYLAKDIARYYGKELGGYTLRKFSDGELSPSFEESIRGCDVFLIQSTFPPADNLMELLLMVDAARRASAHYVTVVIPYFGYARQDRKDKPRVAIAAKVVANLLTAVGVDRVMTIDLHAGQIQGFLDLPVDHLEGTSIFVPYIKSLNLKNLLIASPDVGGAARARNFAKFLNADMILCDKHRKRANEIASMQVIGDVEGMDVVLVDDLIDTGGTLCKAAEIIMEKGATSVRAISTHAIMSGKAHENIANSVLKELIVTDTIPLKQQNEKIRVLSVAEIFAKAIGRIRDHESISSLFINYQ; this comes from the coding sequence ATGGGCTCATTCAATACAGTAAAAATATTTTCGGGGAGTCAGTCCGAATATTTGGCCAAAGACATTGCCAGGTATTATGGTAAGGAGCTGGGTGGTTACACGTTACGCAAGTTCAGCGACGGCGAGTTGTCACCGAGTTTCGAGGAGTCGATCAGGGGTTGTGATGTTTTTCTCATCCAATCTACCTTCCCTCCTGCCGATAACCTGATGGAGTTGCTGCTGATGGTGGACGCGGCCCGTCGTGCTTCGGCGCATTATGTGACGGTCGTGATCCCCTACTTCGGCTACGCCAGGCAAGACAGAAAGGACAAACCGCGGGTGGCCATCGCAGCGAAAGTTGTGGCCAACCTCCTCACAGCCGTCGGAGTCGACCGCGTAATGACCATAGATTTACATGCCGGACAGATCCAGGGTTTTCTGGACCTGCCTGTCGACCACCTCGAAGGAACCTCGATTTTTGTTCCTTATATTAAATCCCTGAACCTCAAAAATCTGCTGATAGCATCTCCTGACGTAGGCGGTGCAGCTCGGGCGCGGAATTTCGCCAAGTTCCTCAACGCGGACATGATCCTGTGTGACAAACACCGGAAACGCGCCAACGAAATCGCCAGCATGCAGGTGATCGGAGACGTAGAGGGGATGGATGTAGTACTGGTAGACGACCTGATCGACACGGGCGGAACGCTTTGCAAGGCGGCCGAAATCATCATGGAAAAGGGGGCGACGTCCGTAAGGGCAATCAGCACACACGCCATTATGTCGGGCAAAGCGCATGAAAACATTGCGAACTCGGTGCTCAAAGAACTGATTGTAACAGATACCATTCCTCTTAAGCAACAGAATGAAAAAATCCGCGTACTGTCGGTTGCAGAGATTTTTGCAAAGGCAATAGGACGGATCCGCGATCATGAATCTATTAGTTCATTGTTTATAAATTATCAGTAA
- a CDS encoding 50S ribosomal protein L25/general stress protein Ctc, whose translation MKKHEIVGFKRANLGKVESQNLRAQGYVPSVLYGGKEQVHFYAPAMLFRELLFTPDIFNVTLNIEGTEYNAILQEKQFHPVNDALIHADFLQIVPGKEIKVEVPIKLTGTSTGVMKGGKMNQKLRKLRVQGLAENIPDYVNVDVTDLDLGKSVKVGALKAENFVILTAASNPIASVEIPRALRGTLGK comes from the coding sequence ATGAAAAAGCATGAGATTGTAGGGTTTAAAAGAGCGAATCTCGGCAAGGTGGAATCACAGAACTTGCGCGCTCAGGGTTATGTTCCATCTGTGCTATACGGAGGTAAAGAGCAGGTACACTTCTATGCACCGGCTATGTTGTTCCGTGAATTGCTTTTCACACCGGATATTTTTAACGTCACACTGAATATCGAAGGTACCGAGTACAATGCGATTCTTCAGGAAAAACAATTTCACCCGGTAAACGATGCGCTGATCCATGCGGATTTCCTGCAAATCGTACCCGGAAAAGAAATTAAAGTGGAAGTGCCCATTAAATTGACAGGTACATCTACCGGGGTAATGAAAGGTGGTAAAATGAACCAAAAATTGCGTAAATTGCGCGTACAGGGTCTTGCGGAGAACATCCCTGACTATGTAAATGTAGATGTAACAGACCTTGATTTAGGAAAATCTGTGAAGGTTGGGGCACTCAAAGCTGAAAATTTTGTTATATTGACAGCGGCAAGTAACCCGATCGCATCAGTTGAAATCCCACGTGCGCTTCGCGGTACACTTGGCAAGTAA